From Cryobacterium sp. GrIS_2_6:
CGGATCTCGGCGGCGCCGAGCACCCGTCCGGCGCCCTGGTAAGCGACGGATGAGTCGAGGTAGCGGTCCTGGACCACCACTTCCCCGCGGGCGAGCGCCGGACGCACGGCAGTGGCGATGTGCTGGGCGCGATCGGCCGCGTAGAGCAGGGCCTCGGTGCGCGGGGATACTTCGCCGGTGTGGTGCAGCACGATCTCGCGGATTTCGACGCCGACGACGGTTCCGCCGGGCTCCCGGGTGCGCAGCACCGTGCGGCCCTGCTCGCCGAGCCACTCGGCGAGCAGCCGGGCCTGGGTGGACTTGCCCGAGCCGTCGCCGCCCTCGAGCGTGATGAAGAGCCCGGTCGGGGCGGCCTCGGTGGAGGCCGCCCCGGTCACGTCTGGTGCGGTCACGACTGGGTGGTCGAACCCGCGGGAGTCTTCGTCGCTGCAGTCCTGGTGGTCGCGGTCTTGGTGGAGGTCCCGGTCTTGCTGACGGCCGGCTTGCGGACAGCGGTCTTGGTGACTGCGGTCTTCGTGGCCGTGGTCTTCGTGGCCGTGGCCTTCTTCACGGTGGCCTTCTTCACGGTGGCCTTCTTCACGGCGGGCTTCTTCACGGCGGGCTTCTTGACGGCCGCCGCCTTCACTGCGGGCTTCTTGGCGACCGGTTTCTTGGCCGGGGCCTTCTTCGCGGGCGCCTTCTTGACGGCCGGTCCCTTGGCGCGCTTGTCGGCGAGGAGCTGCACGGCCCGGTCGAAATCGATCTCTTCGACCGTCTCGGCCTTCGGGATCGTCGCATTCGTGACCCCGTCGGTGACGTAGGCGCCGAATCGGCCGTCCTTGATCTTGATCGCCTTGCCGCTGTCCGGGTCGGGCGTCTCGAATTCCTTCAGGGCGCTCGACGCACGCCGCGCACCGTACTTGGGCTGGCTGTAGAGCTCGACCGCTCCGGGCAGGTCGATCTCGAAGATCTGATCCTCGCTGGTGAGCGAGCGGGTGTCGACGCCCTTCTTCAGGTACGGGCCGAACTTTCCGTTCTGTGCGGTGATCTCGGTCTGCGTTTCGGGGTCGAGGCCGACGACGCGCGGGAGGGCGAGCAGCCGGAGCGCGGTCTCGAGATCGATCGTCGCGAGGTCCATCGATTTGAACAGCGAGGCGGTGCGCGGCTTGTCGGCGGGGGCGATCTTCTTCGCGGCCGGCTTGCGCTTGGGCTTCGCTGCGGGAGCGCCGGCGTCCACCAGCTGGGTCACTTCACCGGTGAGCGGGTCGATGGTCTCACCGGCGGACTCGGTCTGGGTTTCGACGAGCTCGACGACGGCGGGTTCGACGACGGCGGGTGCCGGGTCGAGCTCGGTGACGTACGGGCCGAAACGACCGTCCTTGGCGACGATGTTCTTGCCGGTCTCCGGGTTGACCCCGATGACGCGGTCGATGACGACGGGCGCGTCGATGAGCTGACGTGCTTTCGCGGGGGTCAGTTCGTCGGGTGCGAGGTCCGGCGGGATGTTCACCCGGCGCGGCGGGGCATCCGCTGCGGCAGCGGGATCGATGACCTCGAGGTAGGGGCCGTACTTGCCGATGCGGAGGGTGATGTCGTCACCGATCGGCATCGAGTTGATCGACCGGGCGTCGATCTCGCCCAGGTTGTCGACCACCTGGCGGAGACCGCGGTGCTTCTCCGAGCCGAAGTAGAAGCTGTTGAGCCAATCGACGCGGTCGGCCTTGCCGTCGGCGATGCGGTCGAGGTCGTCTTCCATCTCGGCGGTGAAGTCGTATTCGACGAGATCGGTGAAGTATTCCTCGAGCAGGCGCACCACGGAGAAGGCGATCCAGTTCGGCACGAGCGACTGGCCGCGCGGGGTGACGTAGCCGCGGTCGGTGATCGTGGAGATGATCGAGGCATACGTCGACGGGCGGCCGATGCCGAGCTCTTCGAGCTTCTTGACGAGGCTCGCCTCCGTGTATCGGGCGGCCGGGGTGGTCTCGTGACCCTTGGCCTCAACCTCGAGCAGGGACAGTGACTGGCCCTCTTCGAGCGGCGGCAGCTTGGACTCGGTCGGGTCGGTGGGCGCGTTGCGCTCTTCGTCGCGGGATTCCTCGTAGGCGAGCATGAAGCCGCGGAAGGTGATCACCGTGCCGCTCGCGGAGAACTCGGCGAGCACTCCGGACGCCGCGGGGTGCGGCGAGACGCCGGTCGGGCCTGCGGCGATGGTGACGGACGCGGTCGAACCGGTCGCGTCGGCCATCTGCGAGGCGACGGTGCGCTTCCAGATCAGGTCGTAGAGGCGGAAGTCGTTGCCGCGGATGGTGTTCGCGAGCGAGGAGGGCGTGCGGAAGGTGTCGCCGGAGGGACGGATGGCCTCGTGGGCCTCCTGCGCGTTCTTGCTCTTGCCCTTGTAGAGGCGCGGCTGGGCCGGAACCGTCTCGGGGCCGTAGAGAGAGGATGCCTGGTTGCGGGCCGCGGTGATCGCCTGCTGCGAGAGCGACGGCGAGTCGGTACGCATATAGGTTATGTAACCGTTTTCGTAGAGCGACTGGGCGACGCTCATGGTCTGCCGGGCGGTGAAGCGCAGCTTGCGGGCGGCTTCCTGCTGCAGGGTCGACGTCGTGAACGGGGCAGCCGGGCTGCGACGGTACGGCTTGGAGGCGACCTTGGTCACGGTGATCGCGACGCTCGGTTCCTTGAGCGCGTCGGCGAGGGCAAGGGCGGATGCCTCATCGAGCGTCGTCGCCGTGACCTTGGGCTTGAGGCGACCGAGATCGTCGAAGTCGCCGCCGGAGGCGATGCGTTCGCCGTTGAGGCGCACGAGCTTGGCCTGGAAAGCGGTATCCTCGCGCGCCGTGCCGGAGGCGAGCTGGGCCGAGAGGTCCCAATAGCCGGCGGAGACGAACGCGAGGCGTTCGCGTTCACGGTCGACGACGAGCCGGGTCGCGGCGGACTGGACGCGACCGGCGGAGAGGCCGGGACCGACCTTGCGCCAGAGCACGGGGGAAATCTCGTAGCCGTAGATGCGGTCGAGGATGCGCCGGGTCTCCTGCGCGTCGACGAGGGCGGTGTCGAGGTCGCGGGTATTGTCCTTGGCCTTCAGGATCGCTTCCTTGGTGATCTCGTGGAACACCATGCGCTTGACCGGGACCTTGGGCTGGAGGACCTGCAGGAGGTGCCAGGCGATGGCCTCGCCTTCGCGGTCCTCATCAGTTGCGAGCAGGAGTTCATCGGCCGTCTTCATCGCCCGCTTGAGTTCGGCGACGGTCTTCTTCTTCGCGTCGGAGACGACGTAATACGGCTCGAAGCCGTTGTCGACGTCGACGGAGAACTTGCCGAGGGGCCCCTTCTTCAGTTCAGGGGGCAGGTTTTTTGGCTCGATCAGGTCCCGAATGTGGCCGACCGAGGACAGGACCTCGTAGCCGTCGCCGAGATACGCGGCGATCGACTTCATTTTTGTCGGCGATTCGACAATGACCAGCTTCTTAGTGCCTGGCACCAGACTCCTCTTTATAGGTATCGACCCGTTGAAGGGCCAAGGCACACCATACACACAGAAAGATGGTGCCCACCTAATCGGCCACACGTCACACAGGGCTTTGGGGCTTGCCAGCCTCGCCTGGGTGAGGACAATGGAGGCATGGGTACAGCAGCTACGGGCAGGTACACCGCGAAGCTTACGGACGGCCCCCTCGAAGGCAAGACGATCGCCACCGAGTTCCTCGAGACGGGCGATATCCGGCCTCGTCTGGAGATTCCCGCGGAGTCCGGTGGCAAGCGCTACCTCTATACCCGCGGCGCCGGCTTGGAGTTCGACTCCACGGAGTTTCCCGAGAGGCCGACGGCCGTCGACTACCGCTACCTCGAGGCCATTTTCGACTGAGCCGGCCGCTCCGCCCCGGTCGGTCCCGGGCGAAGCTCCGCCTCCCGGCGCACCCGTCGAACCCGGTGGACCGGCCCTGGCGCGTGCTCTCAGGTTCCAGCCGAGAAATTCACGTGTGACCGTGACGCTCGCGATCGGGCCGACCGTTGTGCAGAGCGCCACGGATGCCCCGTCGAGGGCCGCGATCTCGGCCGCGGCCTGGCAGGGCACCCCGGCCACGAGTCCCGACAGCGTGTCCGCTGCGGCGAGCGCCGCGGCATCCGCCGCCGCCCGCACGGACTGGCCGACGATGAGCACCGCGACGAACGGGAGCAGGAGCGCGGTCAGCAGCACGACCGCCCCGAGGATGCCCACTGCGAGCACCGACCCGGAGCCGCGATCGCCCGCGGCCGGGGGTGGTTCCGCGACGCCGGCCATGCGGACGGGCGCCCGCCCGTGGTGTCGGCTGGTGCCGGTGCCGGTGCCGGTGCCGGGAGTGTCGGCGCCCGACGGGCGGGTGTGCGTCACGCGGCGCCTCCGAGCGCGCAGGAGCCCGCCGTCACGGTGATCCCGAGCGCGGCGGGAGCGCTCAGCCGGGCGCACACCGCGTCACCGCGCTGGTCCACCGAGACGGCCGCGTCGCCGACGAGTTGCCGGGCCAGACTGGTCGCGTGGTCCAGCCCGTCGCCCCTGGCGAGGGACCGGGCGGCCTGGGCCGCGGCATCCGCCAGCCGGACCTGCTGACCGCCGACCTGCACCCCGCCGAGGCAGAGCAGCAGCACGAGGAGCACGGCCGGAATGACGGCGGCGAACTCGGCCGTGATGCTGCCGCCCTCGGCCGGGACGCTGCTCCCATGGCTGCGGGTCGCACCACAGGCCGCGGCACGGGATGCGTCCCTCCGGCTACCCCACCGTGAGGGCATGGCGCACCAGCTCGGTGAGGATGCCGCGCACTTCGTCTCCCCGAAGGATGAGGATGAGCAATCCCGCGAAGCCGACGGCCGCCATCGTGGCGATCACGTACTCGGCGGTCGCGGCGCCCGCATCCTCCCGCAGGCGCCTGATGGCCCGGTGGGGTCGTCGTTTCACCGTGTCTGTGGTGCTCGGCATCTGTTCTTCTCCTCTCGCGTCGATCGACGCGGTTGTCCGGCGGCACGATCGGTTCCAGATTCGCCCGCCAAACACCGAATCCCGCGGTCGATCCGGATTCGGTGGACAACGCCGCCCAACGCGGCCCCGTTGAGGACGCCCGCCCCGTTGGATCGCGAGAGTGCCGGGAGGAGGCGATTTTTGTTCCGCGACGACCAATTTCAGAAAGGGGTTACCTTTGGCGAATGATGAGCGTAGTGTCTTCCCAACGGCACCCACAAGGGTCCGGGGAACGAGGCGCTGATGGCAGACAAATCCCCTAAGAAGAGCACCGGCAAGACTGCCGCAGCGAAGACTCTGAAGGAAAAACGCGCCGACAAGAAAGCTCGTCCGGAGCGCAAGGACTAGAGCAGCTGGACAATTTCACCGTGACTTCGAAAGAGCCGGGCCCTCTGGTCCGGCTCTTTTTTCGTGCCCGGGTCTTTTCCGCGCCCGGCTGCCCCGGCTAGAACTCCGAGAGCGTCGTCGACAGAACCGTCACGAGGAGTGGAACCACGCCGAGCAGCATGAAGGCGGGCAGGACACACACCCCGAGGGGAACCAGAAGGGCGATCCCGAGGGTGACCGCCCGCCGCTGGCCCGCAGTCCGGGCGTCGCGGCGCAGCTGCTCGGCCTCACTGCGCAGGAGCTCGGCGGCGGGCACGCCGGCGCGCACGGCCAGGTCCAGCACCCGGTCCCCGGCGGTGCGCCGGTCACCGTCGACAGGGAGATAGCGGTCGAGCGCCTCGGTCACCAGGGCCTGGGCGCGGTCGACCGAACCGCCGCCGCTCATCGCGATCGCGGTCAGGTCCAGGTCGAGGCCCGGCGTCGGGGTTCGGGCCCGTGCCCGCCGGAGCAGCCGACGATTCCACCGGCTCCCCGCGAGCATGAGTCCGGTACCGCTGCCGAGGCACAGCCAGCCCGGTACGGTCAGGAACAGCGTCGCGACGGTGTTGAACCCGAGCAGCACACCGAAGAGGATCCCGACGAGCGGCAGGACGGCGACCAGCCGGGCGGTCGCGGCCGGGCCGGCCAGCGCCGTCTCGAGGTCCGCGTGCAGCCGACCGAGGTCGCGCAGGCTGGCCGCGAGCTGACGCAGGCATGCGGCGAGCGGCGCCCCGGACCGGGTCGCCACCTCCCACGCGGCGGCGACCGCCAACCAGGCATCGCCCGACTGCCCGCCAACGGCCCGCGCCTCCCCCGCAATGGCCTCCGCAACGCTGTCCCCGCGGCTCGCGGCGAGACCGGCGGCGCGCACGACACGGATGCCGACGGCCGGCGAATCGCCACCCGCCCGGTTCACCCGCGGTCGCCTCCGATCCGCACCCTTCGGGACGGCACGAGAGGCGGCCGGGCCGGCGCCCTCGTCCAGGTATCCCCATGCGTTCACGGGCGACACCCCCGCCGAGAGGAGCACGGCCAGCCGCTGCACGATCCGGGCCGCGTCCTCGATGTCGGCGTCCCCGCGGGCTTGCTGCACCGGTCCTCGGCCTATCACGGGGCGCCCCCGACCGGCACGGCCACCAGCAGCCCGCGGGCGTCGAGCTCGAACCGGCCGAGCTGCGCGAGCCTGCGCTCACCGCGGCGGCGCTCGAGGTGCAGCACGAGGCCGATCGCGCTGACCGCCTGCCGGGCGACGGCCGCCTGGCTCATCCCGGCGAGCGCCCCGAGGGCCTCAAGCCGGGCGGGCACGTCGCCCAGGGAGTTCGCGTGCAGGGTGCCCGCACCACCGTCATGACCGGTGTTGAGAGCGGCGAGCAGTTCGCGGAGTTCGCCGCCGCGGCATTCGCCGAGCACCAGCCGGTCCGGGCGCATCCGCAGGGCCTCGCGGAGCAACGCGTCCAGGCCGACCCGCCCGGCGCCCTCGAGGTTCGGCTGCCGCGATTCGAGCGCCACGACGTGGGGGTATAGATAACTGAAGTTCGGCGACGTCCTCGATGACGACGATGCGTTCCCCCGGCGGCGCTTCGCCGAGAAGTGCTGCCAGCAGGGTGGTCTTGCCGCTGCCGGCCGCCCCGGTCACGAGCAGGTTCTCCCGGCCGTGCACCGCGGCACGCAGCCGGTCGCTGAGCGCGAGGCCCGCCGCCCCGGAGCCGAACAGGCCCGCGGCGGCGAGCGCGTCCAGTCGCGGCCGGTCGGGCCGCGGCAGCCGGATCGAGAGCAGGGTACCCGTGCTCGACACCGGCGGCAGCACGGCGTGCACGCGGATGCCGTCGGCCAGCCGCACATCGACGCACGGGCTCGCCTCGTCGATGTGCCGGCCGCCGAGGGCGATCAGCCGCACGGCGAGCGCCCGCACCTCGGCCTCGGCGCACCGCCAGCCCGGCTCGCGCACCGGACCGAGGCCCGCATCGACCCAGAGGCCGGCCTCGCCGTTCACGAACAGGTCGGTCACTCCGGCGGATGCCGCGTACCGCGCGAGCAGGCCCAGTCCGGTCAGGTCCCGCCCGGGCACCGGCCCCGTCACCGACGCGCGCTCGCCCGGGTCGGCGACCTCGGGCATCCGCTCATGGCTGAGCGACGGGACGGCGACGAACGGTTGCACCATGACCCGAAAGTATCCGGCGATGAGCTCGTGGGCGGGGGCCACAACCCAGGCTGGGGACACTTCGCCCTGCACGACGATTGTGGAGGACGCGCCGGGGAACTGCCGGAAAACTTCCGGATAACGGCCCGGGAACTTCCAGGAAACGGCCGGAAAACCGCCTGGTCGTTAAAAAAAGGGGGGCGGCACCTATTGGGGGGAACAGGTGCCGCCTCGGCATCACGCTGATTGGGGGGAACCAAACGTGATGCAGGTCAAAACTTTCGTTCGGACGTGTCCAAGTGTATAAGGAAAATCAAGATGCGCAAGTCCCCCGTGTCCTCATAAATGAGGACACGGAGACGCGGCCCCCATTCAGGGGTGACCTCCGATGATCGTCAGGAGTTCTCCGGAGGGAGAGCCGCTCCGCAATTCCCCGCAACGTGAGTTCGCGGATCGTCAGGGTATGGTGCACGAGCGGCTTGTTACGCACCCGGCCGTCATCGCAAAGGAGCGACAAGCTATGAGCGTTCAGATCGACCACCTTCTCAACGAAACCCGCAGGTTCGCACCGACTGCCGAGTTCGCGGACCACGCCATCGGCACCGCGCAGCTCTACACGGATGCCGCGAACGATCGCCTCGAATTCTGGGCCGATCAGGCCCGGGACCTGCTGCACTGGCACAAGCCGTTCACCACCGTGCTCGACTGGACCAACCCGCCGTTCGCGAAATGGTTCGAGGACGGGCACCTCAATGTGGCCTGGAATTGCCTCGACCGGCACGTGCTCGCGGGCAATGGCGACCGGGTCGCGCTCTACTTCGAGGGCGAGCCAGGGGACTCCCGCGCGATCACCTACGCCGAGTTGACGGCCGAAGTGAAGCGCGCTGCGAATGTGCTGACAAAGCTCGGTGTGCGGGCCGGGGACCGGGTCGCGATCTACCTGCCGATGATTCCGGAGGCCGTGATCTCGATGCTCGCCGTCGCCCGGATCGGCGCCGTGCACTCGGTCATCTTCGGCGGCTTCAGCGCTGAGAGCCTGCGCTCACGGATCGATGACGCGAACGCCGTGCTCGTGATCACCGCGGACGGCGGCTACCGCAAGGGCCGGGTCACGCCCCTCAAGCCCGCGGTCGACATGGCGCTGACCGGTGTGCCGACGACCGTGCGCAACGTGCTCGTCGTCAAGCGCACCGGCAACGACGTGGAGTGGACCGACCGCGACCTGTGGTGGCACGACGAACTCGCGAGCGTCGACGCCGAGCACGAGGCCGAGGGTTTCCCCGCCGAGAATCCGCTGTTCATCCTCTACACCTCGGGCACAACCGGTAAGCCCAAGGGCATCCTGCACACGAGCGGCGGGTACCTCACCCAGGTCGCCTTCACCCACAAGAACGTCTTCGACCTGCACCCCGAAACGGATGTCTACTGGTGCACCGCGGACGTCGGCTGGATCACGGGTCACAGCTACGTGACCTACGGCCCGCTCGCCAACGGGGCGACGCAGGTCCTCTTCGAGGGGACCCCGGACACCCCGCATCCGGGCCGCTGGTGGGAGATCGTCGAGAAGTACAAGGTCAGCATCCTCTACACGGCGCCCACGGCCATCCGCACGTTCATGAAGCTCGGCCGCCAGATTCCCCAGGGCTTCGACCTGTCGAGCCTGCGGCTGCTCGGCTCGGTCGGCGAACCGATCAACCCCGAGGCGTGGATGTGGTACCGCGAGGTGATCGGCGGTAACGTCGCCCCGGTCGTGGACACCTGGTGGCAGACCGAGACCGGCGCGATCATGATTTCGGCGCTTCCCGGGGTCACCGTCGCGAAGCCGGGCGCCGCGCAGGTACCGATCCCCGGGGTGTCGATCGACGTGCTCGACGAGGCCGGCGTGCACGTCGGCCACGGTAACGGCGGGCTGCTCGTCGTCACCGAGCCCTGGCCGTCGATGCTCCGCGGCATCTGGGGCGACCCGGAGCGGTTCATCGAGACGTACTGGGAGAAGTTCGGTGAGGAGAACCCGCGCTACTTCGCCGGCGACGGCGCCCGCCTCGACGAGGACGGCGATATCTGGCTGCTCGGCCGGGTCGACGACGTGATGAACGTCTCCGGGCACCGGCTCTCCACCGCGGAGATCGAGTCTTCGCTCGTGTCGCACCCGATGACGGCCGAGGCGGCCGTGGTCGGCGCGCACGACGAGACGACCGGGCAGGCCGTCGTCGCTTTCGTGATCATCAAGTACAGCCACCTCGAGGAGTCCTCGCACGAGGACATCCAGGCGGTGCTGCGTGCGCACGTGACGCAGCAGATCGGCGCGATCGCCCGGCCCCGGCAGATCTTCATCGTGAACGAGCTGCCGAAGACCCGCTCGGGCAAGATCATCCGCCGCCTGCTGCAGGACGTCGCAGAGGGCCGCGAAATCGGCGACACGACGACCCTCGCCGATACCTCCGTGATGCAGGTGATCAAGAGCACCCTGCGGTAGCCGGGCCGGCCGGACGAGGGGCAGTGAGGGTTTTCACAAGCGGCACCCCTATCGTGGGGACAATGCCTCGTCTTCCCTCGTCCGGACGCCTGGTCGCGCTCGACGCCCTCCGCGGTGTCGCCGCGGGCATTGTGCTCGTGCACCACGTCTCGATGACCGCTCCCGGCATCGCGGCCGCATACCAGTCGACCGTCGGCGTCGACACCGGTTCGGCGGGCTGGTGGTCGACCCTGACCCCGCTCAAGTTCCTCGTCGCCGGACCCGAGTTCGTGCTGGTCTTCTTCGTACTCAGCGGTTTCGTGCTCGTGCGCTCACCGCTCGCGAGCCGGGCCGCGAGCACAGCGAACGGGCTCGCAGCCCGCGGCTACGACTGGGTCGCCTATTACCCGCGCCGCATCATCCGCCTGGCGATCCCCGTCGTCGTGTCCGTCGCCCTCGCCGCCGCGTGGATCCTCCTCGTGCCGCGCGCGGGCATCGACGTCGGCGGCAGCTGGCTCAAGCGGCAGGACAATCCTGACATCGGCCTCCCCAACCTGCTCGGCGAGGCGAGCGTCATCGGCGGTTCCGGCCGGCCGGACGTCAACCCGCCGCTCTGGTCGCTGACCTGGGAAATGTGGTTCTCGCTTCTGCTGCCGATCTGCGTGCTGCTCGCCGTCGCGACCCGCCGACTGCCCGCGCTCTGGGCGGCGGTGTTCCTCGCCGTGAGTGCGACCGGGTACGTCACCGGCATCGAACCGCTGATGTACCTGCCCGCGTTCGGCCTCGGCGCCCTGCTCGCCGCGAACTACGAGTCGCTCAGCGCCTGGGCGGCCCGGGTCGCCGCGCGGCGCGGCGGCACCGCCATCTGGGTCGGGGTCACCGCCCTCGGCCCTGCCCTGCTCGTGTCGCACTGGCTGCTGCGCCCGCAACTCAGCGGGCTCTGGGGTGACCTGACACTCGCGCTGCGGGTGCCCGGCGCCGTGCTCGTCGTCGCCGTCGTCGCGCTCTGGCCCCCGCTGCAGCGCCCGCTCTCCGCCCGGCCGCTGGTCTGGCTCGGCAGGGTGAGCTTCAGCCTCTACCTCGTGCACTTCCCGGTCGTCGTCGCCTTCGGCACGATGTTCGGCCCTGGCCGCTGGTGGGTCGGCGCGCTCGTGTCGGTACCGCTCAGCCTCGTGCTCGCGCAGCTGATGTATCTGTGGGTCGAGCTGCCCTCGCAACGCCTCGCGAACTGGACGGGCCGGTGGGCGAGCGAGAAGGCCGGGGCGCTACGCAGGCGCGGCGGCAGGCGAGCGGATGCGTCGGCATCCGCTCGCCCTGCCGCTCCCGCGCCCGAGAACGAGCGCGCGAGCGCCTAAGCGAAGGAGACGATGAGCTCCACCTCGACGGGCGAGTCGAGCGGCAGCACCGCGACCCCGACTGCCGACCGGGCGTGCACGCCGCGGTCGCCGAAGATCTCGCCGAGCACCTGCGACGCCCCGTTGACGACGCCGGGCTGGCCGGTGAACCCGGGGTCGGATGCGACGAACCCGGTGACCTTGACCACCTGCGTGATGCGGTCGAGCGACCCGATCACAGCCTTGATCGCGGCGAGGGCATTGAGCGCGCACAGGCGGGCGTACTCCTGGGCGTCCGCGGCGGGCACGAGACCGTGGCCGTCGCCGACCTTGCCGGTCTCCGGCAGCACGCCGGACACCATCGGCAGCTGGCCGGAGGTGAAGACGAGGTTGCCAGAGACGACAGCGGGAACGTAGGACGCCACCGGGGGAACCACGCTGGGCAGGTCGATTCCCAGTTCGGCGAGGCGAGCATCAATGATCGACATGATCAGTCCTTTTCACAGCGTAGGTGTGGCGAAGCGAGCGAAACAGCGGCACTGTCAAACGGCAGCAGCGACGGGACGCTTGAGGTATGCGACGAGGCCGCCCTCCGGTCCGGGCACGACCTGGACGAGCTCCCAGCCGTCCGATCCCCAGCTGTTCAGGATGGCGGCGGTGTTGTGGATCATCAGCGGGGTGGTGAGGTACTCCCAGGCAGGCATAAGACTCCGATTCAGGCGGTTTTACAGATTTGTCCCTTACGCTCAATTGTATGTCTGCCAAAAATCGAACGGTCAGCGGCTCCCTGGGCGGTCTCCTGGGTTTCGTTGGAATGAGTGCAATCGTCGGCGTTCTCGTGACGGCCGCGGTCACTCCCGCTCTCGCTTTGTCGGGCATGGCTGCCACGAACACGATCAACGTCTTCGAGAACCTGCCGGACTACCTGAAGATCGACCAGCTCTCGCAGAAGAGCAACATCTACGCAACCACGAGTACCGGCGCCCCCTATCTCCTGGCCTCGTTCTACGACCAGAACCGCGTCGAGGTCGCCTCGGACGCGATCAACCAGTTCGTCAAGGACGCCGCGACCTCCGGTGAAGACCCCCGGTTCTACGACCACGGCGGCGTCGACCTGCAGGGCACCGTCGGCGGCCTGGTCTCGACCCTTGGGGGCGGCGGCACCCGCGGTGGGTCCTCGATCACCCAGCAGTACGTCAAGAACGTCCTGGTGCAGAAGTGCGAAGTGCTCACGGATGCGCAGAAGAAGTCGGACTGTTATGACGCGGCCACCGCAACCACTCCCGACCGCAAGCTCAAGGAGATGCGCCTCGCGATCGGCGTGGAGAAGAAGTACGCGAAGGACGACATCCTCCGCCAGTACCTGAACATCACCGGCTTCGGCGGCACCGTCTACGGCATCGAATCCGCCGCGGAGTACTACTACGGCGCGACCGCCGCGACGCTGACGCTGCCGCAGGCGGCGAGCCTCGTCGCGATCGTGAACAACCCGGTCAAGTTCCAGCTCGACCAGCCCGACAGCGCGACCAACGGCGCCGCGAACGGGTACGCCGCGAACAAGGACCGCCGCGACTACATCCTCGGCCAGATGCTCAAGTACGGCAAGATCAACCAGGCCGACCACGATGCCGCGGTCGCCTCGGCCATCGAGCCCAGCATCCACGAACCCTCGACCGGCTGCCAGACCGCCGGCGGCAGCGCCTACTTCTGCGACCTCGTCGTGAGCACCCTGCAGAACAACCCGGTCTTCGGCACCGATGACACGACCAGGATGGCCAACTTCCGTCGCGGCGGGTTCAACGTATACACGACCCTCGACCTGGACATGCAGCAGGCCGCCGAGGCCACGCTGAAGGCCAACGTTCCCGACACCTTCCCCGGCTGGGACGTCGGTGGCGTCGCCGTGAGCGTGGGCGTGGGCACCGGGAAGGTGCTCGCCATGGCGCAGAACAAGGACTACAGCCAGGACCCGGCCGTCCAGGCCACCGGAGCGAACTACACCGGCATCAACTACAACACCAACGTCGACCAGGGCGGTTCGCACGGGTTCCAACCCGGCTCGATGTACAAGGTGTTCACCCTCGCCGAGTGGCTCACCGAAGGCCACTCCCTCAATGAGCGGGTCGACTCCCGTATCAAGTCGAACTGGGGCACTTTCCGGGACAGCTGCGCCACCGGCGGAACCGTGAGCTTCCCCGGCTACAACCCCAAGAACGACTCGTCGTCCGAGACCGGCGCCAACTACAGCGCCCTGCAGTCCACGATCGGGTCGATCAACACGGGCTTCATCGGCATGGCCAAGAAACTCGACCTGTGTGCCATCCGCAAGACGGCCGAGGCCTTCGACGTGACCCGCGCCGACGGCGGCCCGCTCG
This genomic window contains:
- a CDS encoding transglycosylase domain-containing protein; translation: MSAIVGVLVTAAVTPALALSGMAATNTINVFENLPDYLKIDQLSQKSNIYATTSTGAPYLLASFYDQNRVEVASDAINQFVKDAATSGEDPRFYDHGGVDLQGTVGGLVSTLGGGGTRGGSSITQQYVKNVLVQKCEVLTDAQKKSDCYDAATATTPDRKLKEMRLAIGVEKKYAKDDILRQYLNITGFGGTVYGIESAAEYYYGATAATLTLPQAASLVAIVNNPVKFQLDQPDSATNGAANGYAANKDRRDYILGQMLKYGKINQADHDAAVASAIEPSIHEPSTGCQTAGGSAYFCDLVVSTLQNNPVFGTDDTTRMANFRRGGFNVYTTLDLDMQQAAEATLKANVPDTFPGWDVGGVAVSVGVGTGKVLAMAQNKDYSQDPAVQATGANYTGINYNTNVDQGGSHGFQPGSMYKVFTLAEWLTEGHSLNERVDSRIKSNWGTFRDSCATGGTVSFPGYNPKNDSSSETGANYSALQSTIGSINTGFIGMAKKLDLCAIRKTAEAFDVTRADGGPLEQGASAVLGTNEVAPLSMAVAFAGIANQGTTCSPIVIDHITGSDGTTLPAPTSDCHQSVDPNVAAGMTTAMQQVMTSGTAIASNSATSPKVPMIGKTGTTDGNKDTWMGGASSKVATIVGVMSVTGDKDQRSTTFASGQAATARHRMWPVIMSVANAKYGGDAFPAATGTIVNAVQIPIPDLRGKSISEAQSTLEAAGFLFVDGGPIDSELPGGTVAKTDPAGATSTSRGSSVTVYTSNASQIVVPDVVGKSEGEARSTLGKFAVVKTDGDTTDPTQVGKVISMSPAAGGGAKPGDTITIVIGKLAVTPNGNSNNGKAGG
- a CDS encoding RidA family protein, whose translation is MSIIDARLAELGIDLPSVVPPVASYVPAVVSGNLVFTSGQLPMVSGVLPETGKVGDGHGLVPAADAQEYARLCALNALAAIKAVIGSLDRITQVVKVTGFVASDPGFTGQPGVVNGASQVLGEIFGDRGVHARSAVGVAVLPLDSPVEVELIVSFA
- a CDS encoding acyltransferase gives rise to the protein MPRLPSSGRLVALDALRGVAAGIVLVHHVSMTAPGIAAAYQSTVGVDTGSAGWWSTLTPLKFLVAGPEFVLVFFVLSGFVLVRSPLASRAASTANGLAARGYDWVAYYPRRIIRLAIPVVVSVALAAAWILLVPRAGIDVGGSWLKRQDNPDIGLPNLLGEASVIGGSGRPDVNPPLWSLTWEMWFSLLLPICVLLAVATRRLPALWAAVFLAVSATGYVTGIEPLMYLPAFGLGALLAANYESLSAWAARVAARRGGTAIWVGVTALGPALLVSHWLLRPQLSGLWGDLTLALRVPGAVLVVAVVALWPPLQRPLSARPLVWLGRVSFSLYLVHFPVVVAFGTMFGPGRWWVGALVSVPLSLVLAQLMYLWVELPSQRLANWTGRWASEKAGALRRRGGRRADASASARPAAPAPENERASA